Proteins encoded together in one Carya illinoinensis cultivar Pawnee chromosome 3, C.illinoinensisPawnee_v1, whole genome shotgun sequence window:
- the LOC122304478 gene encoding UDP-glycosyltransferase 71K1-like, whose product MDKAVVQHQIVGIEREICVIFTVLSIKEGDVATTDAHIERLLAASDTRVKFIHLPHVDSQPQEKPVKKDNTHCVQSQNDLVKEAILNHVLPTTIPLAGLVVDMFNSSMIDVAHELGVPSYVFFTSNAAFLGFMLYLPTRHDQVGIPSRKSDPDSVIASYVNPVPSSVLPSFALENSIVVKGHEYLPKVNRGRKFKEVDGIIVNTFYELETHAVDSFLDDKTPPVYTVGPVIDLENKNHSGVNQVKHEEIMK is encoded by the exons ATGGATAAAGCCGTGGTTCAGCATCAGATTGTTGGGATTGAAAGAGAGATTTGTGTCATTT TCACGGTTCTCAGCATCAAGGAAGGAGATGTAGCCACAACCGATGCGCACATAGAGAGGTTGCTAGCTGCTTCCGATACCCGTGTAAAATTTATCCATCTTCCTCATGTAGACTCACAACCCCAAGAAAAGCCTGTTAAGAAAGACAACACCCATTGCGTACAGAGCCAAAATGATCTTGTCAAAGAAGCTATCCTCAACCATGTGTTGCCAACTACCATTCCACTTGCAGGGTTGGTGGTTGATATGTTCAATTCCTCCATGATCGATGTGGCTCATGAGCTTGGTGTCCCGTCTTATGTGTTTTTCACAAGTAATGCTGCCTTTCTTGGCTTCATGCTCTACCTTCCAACTAGACATGACCAGGTGGGCATCCCATCTAGAAAATCGGATCCGGATTCAGTCATCGCGAGTTATGTTAACCCAGTTCCTTCTAGTGTTTTGCCTTCGTTTGCGTTGGAAAATTCGATCGTCGTCAAAGGCCATGAGTACCTCCCCAAGGTAAATCGTGGTAGAAAGTTCAAAGAGGTCGATGGGATTATTGTCAACACGTTTTACGAGCTGGAAACGCATGCGGTTGACTCATTTTTGGATGATAAAACGCCTCCAGTTTACACAGTGGGGCCGGTGATTGACCTCGAGAATAAGAATCATTCGGGAGTTAATCAGGTCAAACACGAGGAGATCATGAAGTAG